One genomic region from Prunus persica cultivar Lovell chromosome G3, Prunus_persica_NCBIv2, whole genome shotgun sequence encodes:
- the LOC18782190 gene encoding glyoxylate/succinic semialdehyde reductase 2, chloroplastic, translating to MSFLVKTTNCHHLSSTAMAMCSSFCPHLPNHFGGRPAYSFPTKPLSFSFKAFSSQASNASSKDELTTRVGFLGLGIMGSPMAQNLIKSGCDVTVWNRTKSKCDPLISLGAKYKPSPEEVAASCDVTFAMLADPESALDVALGKHGAANGLNSGKGYVDVSTVDGATSKLISGHIKSTGASFLEAPVSGSKKPAEDGQLIFLAAGDKSLYQIAAPLLDVMGKSRFYLGDVGNGAAMKLVVNMIMGSMMASFSEGLLLTEKIGLDPKVLVEVVSQGAISAPMYSVKGPSMIQSLYPTAFPLKHQQKDLRLALGLAESVSQSTPIAAAANELYKVAKSHGLSDEDFSAVIEALKPKLQQ from the exons ATGTCGTTTTTGGTCAAGACCACTAACTGTCACCATTTATCTTCCACTGCCATGGCAATGTGTTCAAGCTTTTGCCCTCATCTTCCAAACCACTTTGGAGGGAGACCTGCTTACTCATTCCCAACAAAaccactttctttttctttcaaggcTTTCTCTTCTCAAGCATCCAATGCTTCATCCAAAG ATGAATTGACAACTCGTGTGGGTTTCCTTGGCCTCGGAATTATGGGTTCTCCGATGGCACAGAACCTCATAAAATCTGG GTGTGATGTGACTGTTTGGAATAGGACCAAGAGCAAATGTGATCCACTCATCAGCTTAGGTGCAAA ATATAAACCCTCTCCTGAGGAAGTCGCTGCATCTTGTGATGTCACATTTGCCATGCTTGCTGACCCTGAAAGTGCT CTTGATGTTGCTTTGGGGAAGCATGGAGCTGCAAATGGGTTGAATTCAGGAAAAGG GTATGTGGATGTTTCAACTGTTGATGGTGCAACTTCAAAATTGATTAGTGGACATATCAAATCCACTGGGGCATCATTTTTGGAG GCTCCAGTTTCGGGCTCAAAAAAGCCAGCAGAAGATGGACAACTAATTTTTCTCGCTGCAG GTGACAAATCTCTCTATCAAATAGCAGCACCGCTTTTAGATGTCATGGGGAAG TCAAGATTTTACCTTGGGGATGTCGGAAATGGTGCTGCTATGAAACTTGTTGTGAACATGATCATGGGAAG TATGATGGCATCATTTTCTGAAGGCTTGCTACTCACTGAGAAAATAGGACTGGACCCAAAAGTACTAGTTGAG GTCGTCTCGCAAGGAGCCATTAGTGCACCAATGTACTCGGTCAAGGGCCCATCAATGATTCAGTCCCTCTATCCTACTGCATTTCCCTTGAAGCATCAACAAAAG GACCTGAGGCTTGCTCTGGGATTAGCAGAATCTGTTTCCCAATCCACGCCAATCGCAGCGGCTGCAAATGAACTATACAAGGTAGCAAAATCACATGGGCTCAGCGACGAGGACTTTTCAGCTGTCATTGAAGCGTTGAAACCAAAGTTGCAGCAATAG
- the LOC18782323 gene encoding nucleosome assembly protein 1;4 isoform X2: MSSNKDTFDMSDLGSSLPAAAAALSAEDRAGLVNALKNKLQSLAGQHTDILETLPPSVRKRVEVLREIQGQHDELEEKYFEEKAALEAKYQKLYEPLYTKRYDIVNGVTEVEGVKNEDAPDQEGDKATEEKGVPDFWLTAMKTNEVLSEEITERDEGALKYLKDIKWCRIDKPKGFKLEFFFDPNPYFKNSVLSKIYHMIDEDNEPILEKAIGTEIEWYPGKSLTQKLLKKKPRKGSKNAKPMTKTEDCPSFFNFFSPPQVPDDDDDIDDDTAEELQSQMEQDYDIGSTIRDKIIPHAVSWFTGEAVQGDEFEDLEDDDDDDVDENDDDDDEEEEEDGEDDDDDDDDDEEEEDKGRKKPSAGSKV, translated from the exons ATGAGCAGCAACAAAGATACCTTCGACATGTCCGACCTCGGCTCCTCCCTCCCCGCCGCTGCCGCCG CTCTTAGTGCAGAGGATCGTGCTGGTCTTGTTAATGCTCTTAAG AATAAGCTTCAGAGCTTGGCTGGACAGCATACTGACATATTGGAAACTTTGCCACCTTCGGTCAGGAAGCGTGTTGAGGTTTTGAGAGAGATACAG GGCCAACATGATGAGCTGGAAGAGAAATATTTTGAGGAGAAAGCTGCATTGGAAGCAAAATACCAGAAGCTTTATGAACCTCTCTACACAAAG AGATATGACATTGTTAATGGTGTAACTGAAGTCGAAGGAGTGAAAAATGAAGATGCACCAGACCAAGAAGGAGATAAGGCCACTGAAG AGAAAGGAGTGCCTGACTTTTGGCTCACCGCAATGAAGACTAATGAAGTACTTTCTGAGGAG ATTACAGAGCGTGATGAAGGTGCACTCAAGTATCTCAAGGATATCAAGTGGTGTAGGATAGACAAGCCAAAAGGATTCAAGCTGGAGTTCTTCTTTGATCCTAATCCGTATTTCAAAAATTCTGTCCTGTCAAAAATATATCACATGATTGATGAGGACAATGAGCCTATTTTAGAAAAGGCGATTGG GACTGAGATTGAATGGTATCCGGGGAAAAGCTTGACACAGAAGCTTCTCAAGAAGAAGCCAAGAAAGGGATCAAAGAATGCGAAGCCCATGACCAAAACTGAAGATTGTCCAAGCTTCTTCAACTTCTTTAGCCCTCCTCAGGTCCCTGATGACGATGATGATATCGATGATGATACT GCTGAAGAACTCCAAAGCCAGATGGAGCAGGATTATGATATTGG TTCAACAATTCGAGACAAAATCATTCCTCACGCAGTATCATGGTTCACTGGAGAGGCTGTTCAAGGGGATGAGTTTGAAGATTTAGAagatgacgatgatgatgacgTTGATgagaatgatgatgatgatgatgaggaagaagaggaagatggtgAGGACGATGATGAcgatgacgatgatgatgaggaagaggaagataaGGGCAGGAAAAAG CCATCTGCTGGATCTAAGGTGTGA
- the LOC18782323 gene encoding nucleosome assembly protein 1;4 isoform X1, with protein sequence MSSNKDTFDMSDLGSSLPAAAAALSAEDRAGLVNALKNKLQSLAGQHTDILETLPPSVRKRVEVLREIQGQHDELEEKYFEEKAALEAKYQKLYEPLYTKRYDIVNGVTEVEGVKNEDAPDQEGDKATEEKGVPDFWLTAMKTNEVLSEEITERDEGALKYLKDIKWCRIDKPKGFKLEFFFDPNPYFKNSVLSKIYHMIDEDNEPILEKAIGTEIEWYPGKSLTQKLLKKKPRKGSKNAKPMTKTEDCPSFFNFFSPPQVPDDDDDIDDDTAEELQSQMEQDYDIGSTIRDKIIPHAVSWFTGEAVQGDEFEDLEDDDDDDVDENDDDDDEEEEEDGEDDDDDDDDDEEEEDKGRKKPSAGSKKSGRAQGAEGQQGERPPECKQQ encoded by the exons ATGAGCAGCAACAAAGATACCTTCGACATGTCCGACCTCGGCTCCTCCCTCCCCGCCGCTGCCGCCG CTCTTAGTGCAGAGGATCGTGCTGGTCTTGTTAATGCTCTTAAG AATAAGCTTCAGAGCTTGGCTGGACAGCATACTGACATATTGGAAACTTTGCCACCTTCGGTCAGGAAGCGTGTTGAGGTTTTGAGAGAGATACAG GGCCAACATGATGAGCTGGAAGAGAAATATTTTGAGGAGAAAGCTGCATTGGAAGCAAAATACCAGAAGCTTTATGAACCTCTCTACACAAAG AGATATGACATTGTTAATGGTGTAACTGAAGTCGAAGGAGTGAAAAATGAAGATGCACCAGACCAAGAAGGAGATAAGGCCACTGAAG AGAAAGGAGTGCCTGACTTTTGGCTCACCGCAATGAAGACTAATGAAGTACTTTCTGAGGAG ATTACAGAGCGTGATGAAGGTGCACTCAAGTATCTCAAGGATATCAAGTGGTGTAGGATAGACAAGCCAAAAGGATTCAAGCTGGAGTTCTTCTTTGATCCTAATCCGTATTTCAAAAATTCTGTCCTGTCAAAAATATATCACATGATTGATGAGGACAATGAGCCTATTTTAGAAAAGGCGATTGG GACTGAGATTGAATGGTATCCGGGGAAAAGCTTGACACAGAAGCTTCTCAAGAAGAAGCCAAGAAAGGGATCAAAGAATGCGAAGCCCATGACCAAAACTGAAGATTGTCCAAGCTTCTTCAACTTCTTTAGCCCTCCTCAGGTCCCTGATGACGATGATGATATCGATGATGATACT GCTGAAGAACTCCAAAGCCAGATGGAGCAGGATTATGATATTGG TTCAACAATTCGAGACAAAATCATTCCTCACGCAGTATCATGGTTCACTGGAGAGGCTGTTCAAGGGGATGAGTTTGAAGATTTAGAagatgacgatgatgatgacgTTGATgagaatgatgatgatgatgatgaggaagaagaggaagatggtgAGGACGATGATGAcgatgacgatgatgatgaggaagaggaagataaGGGCAGGAAAAAG CCATCTGCTGGATCTAAG AAAAGTGGTAGGGCACAAGGTGCGGAAGGTCAGCAAGGGGAGCGCCCTCCCGAGTGCAAGCAACAATAG